DNA from Tripterygium wilfordii isolate XIE 37 chromosome 15, ASM1340144v1, whole genome shotgun sequence:
GTTGGGCCTTGAACGACAGTCTCTATTGAAGATTCATCATTTTTGGCCCATGGAAAACAAGGCTGCCTTCTTTGAATGTCGCCCATTTTCTTGTGGCCCATGGCAATGTGTGGAGTAGCCGAATCACATTCACAGGGCCCAAAATGATGAATCGTCGGCCCTTAACTAAATGCTCAAAACAATTTTGAATCTATCCTCTTTTATTTTCTCTGTTGTTTTAGCTTTCCAAAATGATAAACATTCCAATTGATATCCCAGTTATCTAAGGCTCTCAGTTGTTGAGTTAGACACATAGGATCCAAGTAAATTCATGGGCTCTACATTTCTCACACTATGTACATAAAATTCTGTGTCTACAACTTAACAGTTGGGATAAATTGGATACGAGCCGCTAAAATTTCTATCATTACTGTTTAGCTTTTTAACCATTATTGTACTATAATTACTCTTTCGATATACATATGCATACATACAACTACATCACAACAAAataagagtaaaaaaaaaacacaacgtTGGCATGTGCCATGAAAGTTTGTGCAGAACCAACCCAGGTCTACCAAGATGTGATTATAGTCAATTCGTTTTGTCTGACTTTTTGTAAATCTGACTTATTCTAATCTTAGAGGACCATTATTATAATGCAAACATATGTATAAcaatcttaatcaatattctcCCCATTTGACTAAATAATATGATTTCATTTCTAAGATGGCTACGTCTGCTTACCTCAAAATACGTAGCAGACTAATTACAAAACATACTAATGTTTTTTTTCTAGTGGAGCGAGTAAAAcatcaagaaaatgaaattaacctggcgaaactcttttttttagatatttatcaaaaatatatattaaaataaaagataatgtGAACGGATagtttttgagttttgacctgTAACTTACACCCTATAATATCTAAACCATCATGATTCAGAAATCTAATCTTAAACTAAACAATCAAAAACGTCAACAAAACATCCCGGAGATCCctcactgtatatatatatatatatagttatatacacaCCAATCTGAACCCATTCTCATGAGGTCCCAGCAGCCCACTTGACCATTCcacttcaaacttcaaaccctCATCTGCCCAAACGCAGCGTTTCAATATCTTGCTAAACCCATGTCCAACCATGGTTGACACCTAACCCAAATATGCTTAACTATGGTTTATTTTTACTCCCCAATCAACCCACACACAGACCCACTACGCTTTATAAACACAAACCAACCTCAGCCTTTGAAACAGACTAACGAGAGAGGAAACCAAAACGAACGCCAATTTTGATTAGAAGAATATGGAGTACATCGACGAGGAAGAGGCCTGGAAATGTCCTAAACACCCCTCCAAACGCCGTCGTTTGGGAATCTGCCACGTCTGCCTCCGCGAGCGTCTCGCCTCGCTCTGCCCTGACTGCGCCAACGAGCGACCGTGTTCCTGCAGCGCCACAACGTCTTCATCCTCTTCATCGTCCTCTTCCTTCTCTCGATTCTCCATTGCTGGCGGCGAGATCTCCGGCGGCGGTATTGGATCCGTCGGCCGTGTATCTAACCTCATAGAAAGCGAGCCCGCGTTCCGGAGATCGAGATCCCTCGCGATTCCGTTTCTCAGATCGAAACCGAGCGTCGGCAGGGATTTCGGTGAACGACTAGACATGTCAGAGGCCCATAAGAACAAGAACTCTTCGTCGTTTTTGTCGTTTTTCAAATTTAGTAAGAGCAAGAGGTACGATATTGATGCGATCAGTACCGTCTCTGTGGAAGCCGCGACAAAGAGGCCCGAAATTAGCGTGGAAGACGAGAGGAGAAGTATGATGAGAAAATCGAGGTCCGTGGCTGTGACGTCAGATTCCGGCATCCGTGACTCAAGGGCCGCGCCGTCGAAAGGTAAGGGATGGCATTTTCCAAGCCCGATGAAAGTCTTCAGGCAGTCCAAAATTTCAAGAGTGGTGCACGAAAGGTCGCCCTTGTACAGAGGTTAattaatatctatatatatatatatatatatatatatgccttgtTAAtccattaatattaataatgttatttatatatgtatttttggaGGTTCAAGATGAAATTAAGAGGGTtgcttaattgatttttttttattttttggggggTTTTTCTTGGAAAACTTATTGTTAATGTGGGTGGGGTAAAAATTGTACTTATGATGTTGCCAACTTACTGTGTGCATGATTGGGTTGGATTTAGTTAAAAGAATCTTTCAATGCTCAACTGCCTCCTCATAATGATGGATAATATGGACCCATTTGCCAtgttcttccaaaaaaaaaaaaaaaaaaaaaatctaactaaATTTATGATTGTAGAACTCTACTTCTTTCTTAATCTGCTCTGGCTATATCAatgattgatttggaacataTGTAGCCTCCTACTAgccttttttaaaattatcatacaaataatccaaatgtTCCAATTCCAACAATAGAGACCATGAGTTTTCTCCCCATGTAATTTGATCGtagtttggtgtttttttttgtgtatataGATTGATAAACCACAAAATAACTAAATTTAACCCAAACTCACACCAAATCGAATATTCAAAACTAATGCTATGAGTAGTTTAGAGTTGAGAGTAGTCATGTGAGATGATGAGCTGCTGCTGTTTCCATTCTGTATAACTAGAATCAATAATATATGTGATGTACTCTGGAGTAAAGGGAATCACCAACAATAATGAAATTGTGGTTGGCTCATTATTATTATAACAACCtgtaattaattgattaattaaaaggaaaacacaCATGGGTGGATTAACAATCTGAAAACTGAATTTGGAGCAAAGTAACGACATTAACGGGACATGCCAAGCGCAAGATGAATGTGAGGTGAATGTGACAATGAGTGTGGGTGAGTCTCGAGCATGATCATATTTGATATTAAATAAAGAGTTAGTATGAGTGTTAGAGTTTCAATAGCAcaaattttcatattattatcatttttttgctttttcttaaagactaaaattaaaaacaaaataaagataaaataatCCATCACATATTAAAACTCATTATCATTTACGAAGAATAATCATTCTCACCATGTCAGTGAACTTAACCGAGGAAAGATTGACAAAATGAGTTACAGATTCTACTCTTTCAAAATCAACCAACACAAGAGAATAAGTTTCACCCTCATTCTCCAGTTCACATCCTCTAAATGCCAACTAAATAAAATACCCCATAACTAGCGCAATTTTCTATACATTTATATGAGGAACCTGAGCACATGTGATTTGATTGACCAGATCATTCTTATTTCTTCATCTTTGACTGATAAAAAGGTTACATGGGATAATTGAATTATTCAAACTTCCCTTATGTAGAGGCAAAATAATAATGGAAAGAGTTTTGGGGTGTGAAGTGAATCTTGGTTTTCTGACACGTGGGGACTTTAGTTACTGGTGGATACAATTGAGACACAAAAGCCATGtagggaagaaggaaaaaaaaaatgagagattTGAGAGATTGACAGTACCCAACCAATATAGTAGCTTTTTGAGAAAGTGCCATACAAATGAGTTAAAAGAAATTGAAGACATTTTTTGATGCACAATTTGGGACACTGTGCTTGTGAGGGCCCATGGGCTTTGCTCTTGTCATGGTCATTTGTACTACTATTCCTACCTTTTTAATTCTCTGTCCACACGTCTTCTTGTTTGCTTTCCATTTTTcaactttcatttcttttcatcTGATTCATCAAAACCAACCATCATCATTCATcaccccctttttttttatttaataatgaACCTGTTAATTGCATTCTTGACCCAAAGTACAAG
Protein-coding regions in this window:
- the LOC120016179 gene encoding uncharacterized protein LOC120016179 yields the protein MEYIDEEEAWKCPKHPSKRRRLGICHVCLRERLASLCPDCANERPCSCSATTSSSSSSSSSFSRFSIAGGEISGGGIGSVGRVSNLIESEPAFRRSRSLAIPFLRSKPSVGRDFGERLDMSEAHKNKNSSSFLSFFKFSKSKRYDIDAISTVSVEAATKRPEISVEDERRSMMRKSRSVAVTSDSGIRDSRAAPSKGKGWHFPSPMKVFRQSKISRVVHERSPLYRG